The nucleotide sequence TATGGTGGATTTGCAGGAAGGACGCTCTTTAGTCGCTAATTTGCTCAAATTGGGCTTAGATGTTTATTTGATTGACTGGGGATATCCTACCCGTGCCGATCGCTGGCTGACATTAGATGATTATATCAACGGCTACATTGATAATTGTGTGGATTATATCCGCAAAACGCACAATATCGATAAAGTTAATCTGTTAGGCATCTGTCAAGGGGGAACTTTTAGCGTTTGTTATAGTGCCCTTCACCCTGAAAAGGTGAAAAATCTAATTGTGATGGTTGCTCCCATTGATTTTCGGATGCCGGGTACGCTGTTAAATATGCGGGGAGGATGTACCATCGGCAACGAGGCGCTTGATGTGGATCTGATGATCGAGGCGATGGGAAATGTGCCCGGGGATTACCTGAATTTAGAGTTTTTGATGCTGAAACCGTTACAGTTGGGCTATCAAAAGTATCTCGATTTTCCCGATATTATGGAAAATGAGGATAAGCTCACTAATTTTATGCGGATGGAAAAGTGGATCTTTGATAGTCCGGATCAAGCGGGGGAAGCTTATCGCCAGTTTATGAAAGACTTTTATCAAGGCAATAAGCTGATTAAAAATGAGGTGGTGATCGGCGATCAACGAGTAAATTTACAAAACTTAACCATGCCGATTTTAAACCTTTATGCTGAACAGGATCATTTAGTTGATCCCGTGTCTTCTAAGGCTTTAGAAAAATATGTCAACAGCAGTGATTATACGCTTAAGTCTTTCCCGGTGGGACATATCGGAATGTATGTGAGTGGGAAAGTTCAAAAGGATTTACCGCCAACCATTGTAGATTGGCTTAAAGCTAGGTCTTAATGAGTTTTAAAACCCTTTTCAAGGTGGGCAATTGCTCACCTTTTTTTAGGACATAAAGCATAGAGTTGAGTCTTAGAAAAAGAGTGAGTTCTCTTGAATACTGATCCTTTTTGAGAAATGATTAGAGTAGATCTAATTTGATAGTAAATTAGGACTTATGGTATTTTTACTCAACTCATCTAATGTTTTTGACTATCTTTCTGAGCAAAAATTATTTAATATAGCAGAACGAAATTTGGCTCAAGTTGAGCTAATTGAAGCCAAGAATTTTAATTTATTGGTTACCCTTCCTGATGGATCTAAACTGTTGGTTAAGCAAGAACGTCATCAACAAGATGGCAAAGCCATAGGGGAATTTTTAGGAGAATGGCAGATTCAAAATTTGGTCAATCATTTTTCTCAATTAGAAAGTCTGCGGGCTTTTCTCCCAGAAATTTTAACGTTTGACTTAAATCATTCGATTTTAGTATTTAAATATTTAGATAATTATCGAGATGGGAGTGATTTTTATCTGAAGGAAAAGATTTTTCCGCCGCACATCCCTTCGGCAATAGGGAGATTTTTAGGGCTTCTTCATCGGGAGACTTTTGACCATAAAGTTTATCAAGATTTTTGGGCGAAAAATAGCGTTAATTCCTTCAATTATCGAGTCACTGATTTAATTGAGGGATTAGAAAGAATTCCCCCAGAAATTTTTAGTGTTGTCCCGGCAGATGGCTTAAAATTTTTTGCTCTGTATCAAAAATATGATAGTTTAGGAAAGTCTATCGCCGAATTGGGGCAAGCCTTTACTCCCTCTTGTCTTATTCACAATGACCTGAAGTTAAATAATATTTTGCTCCATAATAATTGGGAATCTTCTTCTGATAAAATTGTCCGATTTATTGATTGGGAAAGGGCTAATTGGGGCGATCCGGCTCATGATTTAGGGATGATGATTGCTAGTTATTTACAACTCTGGTTAGGGAGTTTAGTGATGAATAAATCTCTCAGTATTGAGGAATCTTTACGTCTGGCAATTATTCCTTTAGAAAAACTTCAGCCTTCTATAGCGGCATTAATTAAAGCTTATTTGACCACTTTTCCTAATATTTTACAAGTTCGTCCAGATTTTTTAGAACGAGTGATTCAATTTACAGGATTAGCGTTGATTGGGCAAATACAAGCGATGATTCAATATCAAAAAACTTTTGGTAATAGCGGCATTGCTATGTTACAGGTGGCGAAAAAGTTATTAGGCTCTCCGAGTCAGTCTATGGGGACAATTTTTGGAACTTCAGAAATTTATTCGACGGCTGTTTAAAGGTTAAAGATTATGCTAGTAATAGAAAAAATAATTAATGCCAATTTAAGGGATGCTTTAGCGGATATTGTTTACCAGATTGAGATTAAATCAGATTTTTCCATTTGCCATCCCCTTTATAAACCCTTAGAAATTGATGAAGAAGCGAGGGAACGTTTCCAAAAACTGCCCGAACCCATGCAGCAAAAATATCTGGGTTTACAACTGCGGGGATTTCTCTATGGTATCTATTATAATGGTTCTCTGAAAGCATCATTAGCTCTGGATACAGACGCTCAAAATTTGCCCCAAGATTTAGAAAATAATACGGTTTTAGGAATGGATGTAGCTTTTTATGAACAGTTAGATCAAAGTAATAAAGGTTCGGGATATTTTGATGCTGGTTGGCAGGTTTTACGGGAAGAAACTGATGGTTCTTTGGCGGTTACTAAGGGAGGGTTGAGGCTTCATATTCAACGAGATAAACATCTTCAACCTGAGCAAAAAATGGCGGTTGTGGGGGATAGAGTTAAGATAAAACTGCCTAAAAATCGGGTGCAAAGCGGCTTTTATATGGCGGTGGGAAATGAGGGGTTTAGTCGTGCAGAGGAGACTCAGTTACCCGATGCGACAGTGCGAGTTTATTTTAATTTTAGTCCTGATGGTGCGGCGGCGGTGATGGCCTGTGTGACTGAGCAGTTAAATGAGAGAAAAATTCCTTTTAGTTTTAAGGTGTTGTATAACCCTAAAGATTATCAAAGACATGATTCTGGGGTGTTGTATTTTGATAAGCAGGATTATCAGACGGTTAGAGAAATTTTAGCGGCTATTTATCAGGAAACGCAAACTTATTTTAAACCGGAAATTCCGCTATTTACCTTAGAGTTAGCTAAGGGTTTAGGGTTAGCTGAAGAACCGGCCCATCGGTTTAGTGAGCAAGAGAGTTTTGGCACTCATCGCTGTCAGATTATTGCTAATGGGTTATTAGCGGCGTGGTATCAAAGCGATAATTCTCCCGAGGGACGAATGAAGGCAATTCTAGAGCAATTTGCTGGTTTAGGGATTGATTTAGAGCGTCCTTATTTAAATGGCGGTTCTGAGGATGTTTATTTATAAGGTATGGGTGAAGGGTTAAAAGAGAATATTTTAGGTCTTTTAATTTTTTTGAAAAAACTAGCCGAGTCAATTAAATTTAGATATGTTCGAGACCCAATAATAATATTAATACGATAAAGCCTGTTTTTGCCGGCTTTATTTTTTCTTGTGTGTCCGACTAAAAAATTGGACATAACTGTTTTATTTTTTTCTTAATTTTGCGGCTTGAGTAACCCTGAAAAGCTTATTTTTCGGTAGGAGAGCATTATTAGGGATGTTGTCGGTTAGGGAATTATTTAAAAAAAATGTAGGCTTTATGTCGGTTTAAGTCGAGTTTAGGGGTTGTTTTGAGGAGGAAATCTTTTTATTCTTATAAGAAGAAAACTTAAAAAACTTCCTAAATAACTGATTGGAGGAAATATGGCTGATATTAAGATTAATGACATTAAGCCTGCTGGTGCTGAATTATTTGAAGATTCTGAGGGCTTTCTCAATGAGCTAAAAGATGATGAAGTTAATAAAGTTGTTGGTGGCGTAGGGACTGTGATTGGAAGATGCTGTAGTAATACAGCTTGGACAATTATTGGTAAATGCGGAAACGCATAAGTTAAATTTTTAATTGTCACTTAAAAAACGGGAGATTTAGTTATTCATCTAAACTTAACTCCCGTACTTTAATGAGTAAAAATATAAACAATTATGAGCATAAAATTAAGTTCTAATAATGTTTTATTTTATTTGATAAATCTTGGTCTGTGTCATCCTGAAGATTTAGTATCTATTACAATCGCAAGCCATAATACATTGTTGGTTAGTTTGCGACAAGGTATTAATCTTGTTGTTAAACAAGAACGTTATTATTATGATGATGATGACAATCCCATAAATTTCCCTCTTGCTGATGAGTTGAGATTTTATCAAGTTTTATCCTCTACTTTGGATTTATCTTATGAAAATATTCATTTTGATTTAGATAACTCAATCTTTGTTTATCAATATCCTAAAAATTATATTAACCTCAAAGGGTGTTGCCAAAACCCAAACAATTTATCTATCTTTATGGCTGAGTCAGTCGGTCATGCTTTAGCTTTACTGCATCGGCAGAGTTTATCATCTGAGGCTTGCTATAGAGTCATGAATGAAATGAACAATGGAAAGCTGGTTTATCAGTTTCCTTACCCGATTCATCTCCAAGATAAATTAGAACCAGAAAGATTCTTTACCATGCCTCCAGACTCATATAAATTAATTCATTTTTTTCAAATGTCTGAGAGCTTAAACCGAACAGTAAAAGAAGTGATTGCTCAGGTAAAATATTACTGTTTAACCCATAATAATTTAGATTTTTATAATATATTAATTACCGAAAATAAGAAAAATTATTTTTCTCAATCAGAGGAAAAAAAACAAAATTTAATTAAATTGATTAATTGGGAAAAATGTAGTTGGGGAGATCCGGCTTTTGATTTAGGAACAATAATTTCTAAATATTTACTTTTATGGTTAACGAGCTTAATTGTTCATCCTGATATCAAATTAGAGACATCCCTCCAACTCGCTATAACTCCGTTAGATAAAATACAACCTTCAATCGTTGGACTCACTAAAGCTTACCTGAACACTTGGCCGGAAATTTTAAATGATTACCCTGAATTTCTCAAGCGAGTTGTTGAGTTTGCTGGTTTGGCTTTGATTTACCATATTGTAGAGATAATTAGAGCCTTTCGGGGATTTAATAATCAAAGTATGTGTATTCTTCAGGTTGCTAAAAACTTACTTTGTTCCCCAGAAAAA is from Gloeothece verrucosa PCC 7822 and encodes:
- a CDS encoding T3SS effector HopA1 family protein, translating into MLVIEKIINANLRDALADIVYQIEIKSDFSICHPLYKPLEIDEEARERFQKLPEPMQQKYLGLQLRGFLYGIYYNGSLKASLALDTDAQNLPQDLENNTVLGMDVAFYEQLDQSNKGSGYFDAGWQVLREETDGSLAVTKGGLRLHIQRDKHLQPEQKMAVVGDRVKIKLPKNRVQSGFYMAVGNEGFSRAEETQLPDATVRVYFNFSPDGAAAVMACVTEQLNERKIPFSFKVLYNPKDYQRHDSGVLYFDKQDYQTVREILAAIYQETQTYFKPEIPLFTLELAKGLGLAEEPAHRFSEQESFGTHRCQIIANGLLAAWYQSDNSPEGRMKAILEQFAGLGIDLERPYLNGGSEDVYL
- a CDS encoding phosphotransferase, with the protein product MVFLLNSSNVFDYLSEQKLFNIAERNLAQVELIEAKNFNLLVTLPDGSKLLVKQERHQQDGKAIGEFLGEWQIQNLVNHFSQLESLRAFLPEILTFDLNHSILVFKYLDNYRDGSDFYLKEKIFPPHIPSAIGRFLGLLHRETFDHKVYQDFWAKNSVNSFNYRVTDLIEGLERIPPEIFSVVPADGLKFFALYQKYDSLGKSIAELGQAFTPSCLIHNDLKLNNILLHNNWESSSDKIVRFIDWERANWGDPAHDLGMMIASYLQLWLGSLVMNKSLSIEESLRLAIIPLEKLQPSIAALIKAYLTTFPNILQVRPDFLERVIQFTGLALIGQIQAMIQYQKTFGNSGIAMLQVAKKLLGSPSQSMGTIFGTSEIYSTAV
- a CDS encoding class III poly(R)-hydroxyalkanoic acid synthase subunit PhaC, producing MLPFLDQIRLEDAVHEYTEITKKMLKGLDNLSRLREEDIQSGVSAKEAVYKEDKVILYRFTPQVAQPLHIPLLMVYALVNRPFMVDLQEGRSLVANLLKLGLDVYLIDWGYPTRADRWLTLDDYINGYIDNCVDYIRKTHNIDKVNLLGICQGGTFSVCYSALHPEKVKNLIVMVAPIDFRMPGTLLNMRGGCTIGNEALDVDLMIEAMGNVPGDYLNLEFLMLKPLQLGYQKYLDFPDIMENEDKLTNFMRMEKWIFDSPDQAGEAYRQFMKDFYQGNKLIKNEVVIGDQRVNLQNLTMPILNLYAEQDHLVDPVSSKALEKYVNSSDYTLKSFPVGHIGMYVSGKVQKDLPPTIVDWLKARS
- a CDS encoding phosphotransferase family protein, with translation MSIKLSSNNVLFYLINLGLCHPEDLVSITIASHNTLLVSLRQGINLVVKQERYYYDDDDNPINFPLADELRFYQVLSSTLDLSYENIHFDLDNSIFVYQYPKNYINLKGCCQNPNNLSIFMAESVGHALALLHRQSLSSEACYRVMNEMNNGKLVYQFPYPIHLQDKLEPERFFTMPPDSYKLIHFFQMSESLNRTVKEVIAQVKYYCLTHNNLDFYNILITENKKNYFSQSEEKKQNLIKLINWEKCSWGDPAFDLGTIISKYLLLWLTSLIVHPDIKLETSLQLAITPLDKIQPSIVGLTKAYLNTWPEILNDYPEFLKRVVEFAGLALIYHIVEIIRAFRGFNNQSMCILQVAKNLLCSPEKSFKSVFGLTQAEFLSSFNFQ